The Miscanthus floridulus cultivar M001 chromosome 17, ASM1932011v1, whole genome shotgun sequence genome has a window encoding:
- the LOC136518977 gene encoding uncharacterized protein yields the protein MAQEGGLRLVSHPIAAHGGRLMRQYSAEGQGAKKDMSPPLEWYGVPEGTRSLALLVQDIDADPVLPWTHWVVANIPPTAKGLPEGFSGREGGAAAPPGREYGGLQEGINDWKQPGWRGPVPPSHGHRIQFKLYALDDELHLGNKVTRDKLLEAIQGHVLEEAEMVAVFQGVVSN from the exons ATGGCGCAGGAGGGGGGCCTGAGGCTGGTGTCGCACCCGATCGCGGCGCACGGCGGGCGGCTGATGCGGCAGTACTCGGCGGAGGGGCAGGGCGCGAAGAAGGACATGTCGCCGCCGCTGGAGTGGTACGGTGTGCCCGAGGGCACGCGGTCGCTGGCGCTGCTGGTGCAGGACATCGACGCCGACCCCGTCCTGCCGTGGACGCACTGGGTGGTGGCCAACATCCCGCCCACCGCCAAAGGCCTCCCCGAGGGGTTCTCCGGCCGGGAGGGGGGCGCCGCCGCCCCACCGGGGCGCGAGTACGGCGGCTTGCAGGAGGGCATCAACGACTGGAAGCAGCCCGGGTGGCGCGGCCCCGTGCCGCCCTCCCATGGCCACCGCATCCAGTTCAAGCTCTACGCGCTCGACGACGAGTTGCACCTCGGCAACAAG GTGACCAGGGATAAGCTCTTGGAGGCCATCCAGGGGCACGTGCTGGAAGAAGCCGAGATGGTCGCCGTGTTCCAAGGAGTCGTCTCCAACTAA